The proteins below are encoded in one region of Segatella copri:
- a CDS encoding S41 family peptidase, with the protein MKRILFSLLMVLLAVPTFAQVDKDHDFKAAKNMEIFNAIYKNLDLMYVDTLDAEVVVGNGINAMLRSLDPYTTYYPEQKMKELKNLLTGKYAGVGAVIRYNFQLQRVCISEPYENMPAAEVGLKKGDIILSIDDEDMTNKEVSYVSDHLRGEPGSSFMLKVKRPSTGKTMKVKVTRRTIQLPFLPYYGMLEGNIGYINFNSFTEQSAKEVRRAFIDLRKQGANSLVFDLRNNGGGSVTEAVSIINMFLPKGKTVLEMKGKLQRSNHVYKTTVEPIDSVMPMVVLVNENSASASEIMSGSLQDYDRAVILGTRTYGKGLVQTTMDLPYNGQVKLTTAKYFIPSGRCVQALNYKHDKGGYVEHVPDSLTKVFYTAGGREVRDGGGVKPDVEVKPDSLPNIAFYLAGARDSNEVMLNYEVDYIAKHPAIAPAKEFSLTDADYDEFKTRVLKANFQYDRETEKYLKDLEKLAKFEGYYDDAKAEFEALKKKLSHNVAKDLDYNKDYIKHLLENDIVSAYYFQRGAIQNSMRYDKQIKEAVKLLNSPSEYEKILHPVKK; encoded by the coding sequence ATGAAAAGAATACTGTTCTCCTTGCTTATGGTGCTCCTGGCGGTTCCTACTTTTGCCCAGGTTGACAAAGATCATGACTTCAAAGCCGCAAAGAATATGGAAATATTCAATGCCATCTACAAGAATCTCGATTTGATGTATGTTGATACGCTCGATGCTGAAGTTGTGGTCGGAAATGGTATCAATGCCATGTTGCGTAGTCTTGACCCTTATACTACCTATTATCCAGAGCAGAAGATGAAGGAACTCAAGAACCTGCTCACCGGCAAGTATGCGGGTGTAGGTGCGGTGATACGCTACAATTTCCAGTTGCAGCGCGTCTGTATCAGCGAGCCTTACGAGAATATGCCTGCTGCAGAAGTGGGACTGAAGAAGGGTGACATCATCCTGAGTATTGATGATGAGGATATGACCAATAAGGAGGTGAGCTATGTCAGCGATCATCTTCGTGGTGAACCGGGTTCTTCTTTCATGCTGAAAGTTAAGCGTCCAAGTACAGGCAAGACGATGAAGGTGAAGGTAACACGCCGTACCATCCAGTTGCCGTTCTTGCCTTATTATGGCATGTTGGAGGGTAACATCGGTTACATCAACTTCAATTCCTTTACCGAGCAGTCTGCCAAGGAAGTGCGTCGTGCTTTCATCGATTTGAGAAAGCAAGGAGCCAATAGCCTTGTCTTCGATCTGCGTAATAATGGTGGTGGTTCTGTTACCGAAGCGGTCAGTATCATCAATATGTTCTTGCCTAAAGGTAAGACAGTCTTGGAGATGAAGGGAAAGTTGCAGCGTTCTAATCATGTTTATAAGACCACGGTTGAACCGATAGATTCCGTTATGCCGATGGTGGTATTGGTGAACGAGAATTCTGCCAGTGCTAGTGAAATCATGAGCGGCAGTCTGCAGGATTATGACCGTGCTGTAATATTAGGTACGCGCACGTATGGAAAGGGATTGGTGCAGACTACCATGGATTTGCCTTATAACGGACAGGTGAAACTCACTACTGCTAAATATTTCATTCCTAGCGGTCGATGCGTTCAGGCACTCAACTATAAGCACGATAAGGGCGGTTATGTGGAGCATGTTCCCGACTCTCTTACCAAGGTGTTCTATACCGCAGGTGGCAGAGAAGTGAGAGATGGAGGTGGTGTGAAGCCGGATGTAGAAGTAAAGCCTGATTCTTTGCCAAACATCGCCTTCTATCTGGCTGGTGCCCGCGACAGTAATGAGGTGATGCTTAATTATGAGGTTGATTATATCGCCAAGCATCCTGCTATTGCTCCTGCGAAGGAATTCTCGCTGACCGATGCCGACTATGATGAATTCAAGACACGCGTGTTGAAGGCTAACTTCCAGTACGACCGTGAAACAGAAAAGTATCTCAAGGACTTGGAAAAACTCGCTAAGTTTGAAGGCTACTACGATGATGCCAAGGCAGAGTTTGAGGCTTTGAAGAAAAAGCTGAGCCATAATGTGGCAAAGGATCTGGATTATAACAAGGATTACATCAAGCATCTGTTGGAAAATGACATCGTTTCTGCCTATTATTTCCAGCGCGGTGCCATCCAGAATTCCATGCGTTACGACAAGCAGATTAAGGAAGCAGTAAAATTGCTGAATTCTCCATCAGAATACGAAAAAATACTGCATCCTGTGAAGAAATAA
- the pnp gene encoding polyribonucleotide nucleotidyltransferase, translating into MNVITKSVQLPDGRTITIETGKVAKQADGAAVLRMGNTVLLATVCAAKDAVPGTDFMPLQVDYREQYSAAGRFPGGFTKREGKASDEEILTSRLVDRALRPLFPSNYHAEVYVQVMLLSADGVDQPDALAGFAASAAMACSDIPFEYYISEVRVARINGEYVVNPTFQQMEEADMDIMVGATKDNIMMVEGEMKEVSEQDLIGALKVAAEAIKPMCELQYELAKEKGTDVKREYDHEINDEELREQIKSELYKPAYDINHQALEKHARQDAFDKVLADFLEKYDAAHTDLSEEDLEEKHAEATRYYDDVMRDAMRRCILDEGLRLDGRATTEIRPIWCEVSPLPMPHGSAIFQRGETMSLSTCTLGTKMDEKLIDGVLEKSYQRFLLHYNFPPFSTGEAKAQRGVGRREIGHGHLAWRGLKGQIPTDFPYTVRLVSQILESNGSSSMATVCAGTLALMDAGVPMKKPVSGIAMGLIKNPGEDKYAILSDILGDEDHLGDMDFKTTGTRDGLTATQMDIKCDGLSFEILEEALMQAKAGREHILNCMMETISEPRAEMKPQVPRIVAFDIPKEFIGAVIGPGGKIIQQMQEDTGATITIEETDGKGHVQVSAPNKDSIDAALAKIKAIVAVPEVGEVYEGTVRSIMPYGCFVEILPGKDGLLHISEIDWKRLETVEEAGIKEGDKIKVKLMEIDPKTGKYKLSHRVLMEKPEGYVERERRPRPERGERRGRRDERHEGRGERPARQPRRYEHRNDEQAPKGFNDSLDHNNDVE; encoded by the coding sequence ATGAACGTAATTACAAAAAGTGTTCAGTTGCCTGATGGAAGAACCATCACAATTGAGACCGGAAAAGTTGCAAAACAGGCTGATGGTGCTGCGGTTCTCCGCATGGGTAACACAGTGCTTCTCGCAACTGTTTGTGCAGCAAAGGATGCAGTTCCGGGTACAGATTTTATGCCTTTGCAAGTAGATTATCGTGAGCAGTACAGTGCTGCAGGTCGTTTCCCTGGTGGTTTCACCAAGCGCGAAGGCAAAGCCAGCGATGAGGAAATCCTTACCTCTCGTCTTGTGGACCGTGCTTTGCGTCCACTTTTCCCTTCTAACTACCATGCAGAAGTTTACGTACAGGTAATGTTGCTCTCAGCCGATGGTGTTGACCAGCCAGATGCCCTCGCAGGTTTCGCTGCTTCAGCTGCCATGGCTTGTTCAGATATTCCTTTCGAGTACTATATCTCTGAGGTTCGTGTAGCTCGTATCAATGGTGAGTATGTTGTAAACCCTACATTCCAGCAGATGGAAGAGGCAGACATGGATATCATGGTTGGTGCTACCAAGGACAATATCATGATGGTAGAAGGTGAGATGAAGGAAGTTTCTGAGCAGGATCTCATTGGTGCCCTCAAGGTGGCTGCCGAGGCTATCAAGCCTATGTGCGAACTCCAGTATGAGTTGGCTAAGGAGAAGGGTACTGACGTGAAGCGTGAGTATGACCACGAGATCAACGATGAGGAACTCCGTGAGCAGATTAAGTCTGAGCTTTACAAGCCAGCTTATGATATCAACCACCAGGCTTTGGAGAAGCATGCACGTCAGGATGCTTTCGACAAGGTTTTGGCTGATTTCCTCGAGAAGTATGACGCTGCTCATACCGATCTTTCTGAGGAAGACTTGGAGGAGAAGCACGCTGAGGCTACCCGTTACTATGATGACGTAATGCGCGATGCTATGCGCCGTTGCATCCTCGATGAGGGCTTGCGTCTTGATGGCCGTGCTACTACAGAAATCCGCCCTATCTGGTGCGAGGTATCTCCACTCCCAATGCCTCACGGAAGCGCTATCTTCCAGCGTGGTGAGACTATGTCTCTCTCTACATGTACTCTTGGTACAAAGATGGATGAGAAGCTTATCGACGGTGTGCTCGAGAAGAGCTACCAGCGCTTCCTCCTTCACTATAACTTCCCTCCATTCTCAACAGGTGAGGCTAAGGCTCAGCGCGGTGTAGGCCGTCGTGAGATTGGTCACGGCCACTTGGCATGGCGTGGTTTGAAGGGCCAGATTCCTACAGACTTCCCTTACACAGTACGTTTGGTAAGCCAGATCTTGGAGTCTAACGGTTCTTCTTCTATGGCTACTGTTTGTGCCGGTACTCTCGCCCTGATGGATGCAGGTGTTCCTATGAAGAAGCCAGTTTCTGGTATCGCTATGGGTCTTATCAAGAACCCAGGTGAGGACAAGTACGCTATCCTCAGTGATATCCTCGGTGATGAGGACCACTTGGGTGATATGGACTTCAAGACCACTGGTACCCGCGATGGCTTGACTGCTACACAGATGGATATCAAGTGTGATGGTTTGAGCTTCGAGATTCTTGAGGAGGCTTTGATGCAGGCTAAGGCTGGTCGTGAGCACATCCTCAACTGCATGATGGAGACTATCTCTGAGCCACGTGCTGAGATGAAGCCACAGGTTCCACGTATCGTAGCATTCGATATCCCTAAGGAGTTCATCGGTGCTGTCATCGGCCCTGGTGGTAAGATTATCCAGCAGATGCAGGAGGATACTGGTGCGACAATCACTATCGAGGAGACTGATGGTAAGGGTCACGTCCAGGTATCTGCTCCTAACAAGGATTCTATCGATGCAGCTTTGGCTAAGATCAAGGCTATCGTAGCTGTTCCTGAGGTTGGTGAGGTTTACGAGGGTACTGTTCGCTCTATTATGCCTTACGGTTGCTTCGTAGAGATTCTCCCTGGTAAGGATGGTTTGCTCCACATCTCTGAGATTGATTGGAAGCGTCTTGAGACAGTTGAAGAGGCTGGCATCAAGGAAGGCGACAAGATCAAGGTGAAGTTGATGGAGATTGATCCTAAGACTGGCAAGTACAAACTTTCTCATCGTGTATTGATGGAGAAGCCAGAGGGCTATGTAGAGCGTGAGCGTCGTCCACGTCCTGAGCGCGGTGAGCGTCGCGGTCGTCGTGATGAGCGTCATGAAGGTCGCGGTGAGCGTCCAGCTCGTCAGCCACGTCGTTACGAGCATCGTAATGATGAGCAGGCTCCTAAGGGGTTCAACGACTCTTTGGATCACAACAATGATGTAGAATAA
- a CDS encoding sialate O-acetylesterase, translated as MNKKFLAMAALGLITIGAQAKVKLPHILGDNMILQQNTEASLWGWDKPGTTVEVTTSWSGQKYSAKTGKDGKWAIKVQTPKASYTPLSITFDDGEKTTLNNVLAGEVWVCAGQSNMEMPVKGFGNCPVEGYNKAVLEANQYKGIHYVKIPSVMSSKPLDDANCEWKEVNPETVGDASATGYFFAQVVNKTLDIPVGLVMANKGGSRVESWLDRDYLKKNTKEELDSVKMTKNPKFKWDFLYPLLWGNGTFHPILNYSVKGILFYQGCSNVGDPDGQYTKRLADLVAQWRRDFKQGELPFYFVQIAPYHNGDVNGDWGPKLREQQFNAAKVIPNSGIVCTEDLVYPYEVEQIHPCQKQPVGERLALQALSKTYGMKGLFSESMTFKEMKIVGDTVKVHFDNTYGAYNRFEGIEGFEVAGEDKVFHKATAKHFWQEGNDPWNECVIVTSPEVKKPVALRYCFRNFQLGNMANAGNLPLFPFRTDNW; from the coding sequence ATGAATAAGAAATTTTTAGCAATGGCAGCCTTGGGGCTTATCACAATAGGAGCGCAGGCTAAAGTAAAGTTGCCACACATCTTGGGTGACAACATGATTTTACAGCAAAACACAGAGGCTAGCCTCTGGGGATGGGACAAACCAGGAACCACCGTAGAGGTAACCACCTCATGGTCTGGGCAGAAATATTCTGCCAAGACCGGAAAGGATGGCAAATGGGCTATCAAAGTACAAACCCCGAAGGCGAGCTACACCCCACTCTCCATCACTTTCGATGATGGCGAAAAGACCACTCTCAACAATGTGCTGGCAGGAGAAGTATGGGTTTGTGCAGGTCAGAGCAACATGGAGATGCCTGTAAAAGGATTTGGCAACTGCCCTGTAGAAGGTTACAACAAGGCGGTGCTAGAAGCAAACCAGTACAAAGGCATACATTACGTAAAGATTCCTAGCGTAATGAGCAGTAAGCCGTTAGATGATGCCAACTGCGAATGGAAGGAGGTTAACCCGGAAACCGTAGGCGATGCATCTGCTACAGGATACTTCTTTGCACAGGTAGTAAACAAGACTCTTGATATTCCGGTAGGTCTGGTCATGGCAAACAAGGGTGGAAGCCGTGTAGAAAGCTGGCTCGACCGCGACTACCTGAAGAAGAACACCAAGGAAGAGCTCGACTCTGTAAAGATGACCAAGAACCCTAAGTTTAAGTGGGATTTCCTCTACCCTCTTCTCTGGGGTAACGGAACTTTCCACCCTATCCTCAACTATAGCGTAAAGGGTATTCTCTTCTATCAGGGATGTTCTAACGTGGGCGACCCGGACGGCCAGTATACCAAACGTCTTGCCGACCTCGTTGCCCAGTGGCGCAGAGACTTCAAGCAGGGCGAACTGCCATTCTATTTCGTACAGATTGCACCTTATCATAATGGCGACGTAAATGGCGATTGGGGACCTAAGCTCCGTGAACAGCAGTTCAATGCAGCCAAGGTGATTCCAAACAGCGGCATCGTCTGTACCGAAGACCTGGTTTACCCATACGAGGTTGAGCAGATTCATCCATGTCAGAAACAGCCTGTAGGCGAACGTCTTGCACTCCAGGCACTCAGCAAGACCTATGGCATGAAGGGACTCTTCAGCGAGAGCATGACCTTCAAGGAGATGAAGATTGTAGGTGATACAGTAAAGGTGCATTTCGACAACACCTACGGAGCCTACAACCGCTTTGAAGGTATCGAAGGTTTCGAAGTTGCAGGCGAAGATAAGGTATTCCATAAGGCTACAGCCAAGCACTTCTGGCAGGAAGGCAACGATCCTTGGAATGAGTGCGTCATCGTAACCAGTCCTGAGGTAAAGAAACCAGTAGCCCTTCGCTACTGTTTCCGCAACTTCCAGCTCGGCAATATGGCAAATGCAGGCAACCTGCCTCTCTTCCCATTCCGTACAGATAATTGGTAA
- a CDS encoding TlpA disulfide reductase family protein produces MKITRLFSVAAIMVAALALTSCNNKKFHINGNITEAQDSMLYLENISLNGPVKIDSVKLGEDGAFAFDEAAMDSVTPEFYRLRIANQTINLSIDSTETVKVKAAYPQMSFKYEVEGSENCNKIKELSLKQMTLQSNINGLVKDPNIGNDSIESIVGRMLQAYKQDIKTNYIFKEPMKAYAYYALFQTVQLGNVNTLIFNPRNNKDDVKVFAAVATSWDTYYPGAERGKNLHNIAIEGMKDIRIIENQMAQQQIEASKVSVNGCIELALQDNKGQVRRLSDLKGKVVLLDFHLFASKESTKRIMMLRELYNKYHAAGLEIYQVSVDPDEHFWKTSTAAIPWICVRDEDGIQGKSLALYNVQSIPTFFLIDRTNTLQARDAQIKDIEAAIKNLL; encoded by the coding sequence ATGAAGATAACTAGACTCTTTTCAGTGGCAGCGATTATGGTAGCTGCACTGGCTTTGACTTCTTGTAACAACAAGAAATTCCACATCAACGGCAATATCACAGAGGCTCAGGACTCTATGCTCTATCTGGAGAACATCAGCCTGAACGGTCCTGTGAAAATCGACTCTGTGAAACTGGGCGAGGATGGCGCCTTTGCCTTCGACGAGGCTGCCATGGACTCTGTTACCCCAGAGTTCTACCGCTTACGCATCGCCAACCAAACCATCAATCTTTCCATCGATTCTACAGAAACTGTCAAGGTAAAGGCGGCTTATCCGCAGATGAGCTTCAAATACGAAGTGGAAGGTTCTGAAAACTGCAACAAGATCAAGGAGTTGTCTCTTAAGCAGATGACTCTCCAGAGCAATATCAACGGGCTCGTGAAAGATCCTAACATCGGCAACGATTCTATCGAATCCATCGTAGGCCGCATGCTCCAGGCTTACAAACAGGACATCAAGACCAACTACATCTTCAAGGAGCCAATGAAGGCATACGCTTACTATGCGCTCTTCCAAACTGTACAGTTGGGCAATGTGAATACGCTTATCTTCAACCCTCGCAACAACAAAGACGACGTGAAGGTATTTGCTGCCGTAGCAACCAGTTGGGACACCTACTATCCTGGCGCTGAGCGTGGCAAGAACCTCCACAATATCGCCATCGAGGGAATGAAAGACATCCGCATCATCGAGAACCAGATGGCACAGCAGCAGATTGAGGCCAGCAAGGTGAGCGTAAACGGATGCATCGAACTTGCACTTCAGGACAACAAGGGACAGGTACGCCGTCTCTCCGACCTCAAGGGCAAGGTGGTACTGCTCGACTTCCATCTCTTCGCCAGCAAAGAGAGCACCAAGCGCATCATGATGTTGCGTGAACTCTACAACAAGTATCATGCTGCCGGACTGGAGATTTATCAGGTATCAGTAGACCCTGACGAGCACTTCTGGAAGACCTCTACCGCTGCCATCCCTTGGATTTGCGTACGCGATGAAGATGGCATTCAGGGCAAGAGTCTGGCTCTCTACAATGTCCAGAGCATTCCTACCTTCTTCCTGATCGACCGCACCAACACCCTGCAGGCACGTGATGCACAGATTAAGGACATAGAGGCAGCCATCAAGAACCTTCTTTAA
- a CDS encoding NUDIX domain-containing protein yields MSHVLDKFQFCPVCGSNHFEINNIKSKKCKDCGFSYYLNPSSATVALILNSKEELLAVRRKKDPAKGALDLPGGFVDMDETGEEGIAREVKEETGLDATDVKYQFSYPNLYLYSGFMVHTLDMFYEVKVKDDTHIEAMDDAEESFWIPLSRLNPDEFAFDSIRKGLHRYLETKLG; encoded by the coding sequence ATGAGTCACGTATTAGATAAGTTTCAGTTTTGCCCGGTTTGCGGCTCTAATCATTTCGAAATCAACAACATCAAGAGCAAGAAGTGTAAGGACTGCGGATTCTCTTATTACCTCAATCCAAGCAGTGCTACGGTAGCTCTCATACTCAACAGTAAGGAAGAGCTCCTGGCAGTAAGGCGCAAGAAAGACCCAGCCAAGGGAGCACTCGATTTGCCAGGCGGTTTCGTCGACATGGATGAAACAGGTGAAGAAGGTATAGCAAGAGAGGTAAAAGAGGAAACCGGACTGGATGCAACTGACGTTAAGTATCAGTTCAGCTACCCAAATCTCTACCTTTACTCAGGTTTCATGGTTCATACCCTCGATATGTTCTATGAAGTGAAGGTGAAAGACGACACTCATATAGAAGCAATGGACGATGCTGAAGAATCATTCTGGATACCATTGAGCAGACTCAATCCTGATGAGTTTGCATTCGATTCCATACGCAAGGGGCTCCATCGTTATTTGGAAACAAAATTGGGGTAA
- the topA gene encoding type I DNA topoisomerase, producing the protein MQENLVIVESPAKAKKIEEFLGKDYKVMSSYGHIRDLKKKELSINEKTMEPDYEIPEEKKKLVTELKTNAKKAKKIWLASDEDREGEAISWHLCEVLGLDEEKTNRIVFHEITKQAILDAIKNPRHLDMNLVNAQQARRVLDRLVGFKLSPILWRKVKPALSAGRVQSVAVRLIVEREREIQKFQSVPYYRVTAIFALISDSGNATEVKAELDQRFNTHEEVEAFLEKCKDAKFMVESVTKKPLKRSPAPPFTTSTLQQEAARKLGFTVVQTMMIAQKLYESGRITYMRTDSVNLSTLCSNASKDEIIREYGKEYSQTRAYHTSSKGAQEAHEAIRPTYMNEPTIEGTAQEKRLYELIWKRTIASQMADAQLEKTTININIGNTSEKFVATGEVVSFDGFLKVYLESTDDEEHAEDSSHILPALKEGDELQRREILATEKYSLAPARYTEASLVKKLEDLGIGRPSTYAPTISTIQQRQYVVKGDKTGEERTFTIDSLKGIKITQKLKKEMAGSEKGKLLPTDIGIVVNDFLMENFPNIMNYNFTADVEKKFDDIAEGKTEWTNWMKDFDKGFEPEVKEVLEARNQHKAGERNLGNDPKTGKPVFVKIGRFGPVVQIGSAEDKDKPQFAQLPSDKSIETITLEEALELFKLPRELGDYEGITVTVGSGRYGPYILHNRKYVSIPKEDDPLTITLDRAIELIKEKREAEEKRHLKVFDEDDKMEILNGKYGPYIAYDGKNYRIPKAKHESAEELTYEECMEIIKAAPEPKARGRKKS; encoded by the coding sequence ATGCAAGAGAATTTAGTAATCGTCGAGAGCCCTGCGAAGGCTAAAAAGATCGAAGAGTTTTTAGGTAAGGACTATAAGGTTATGTCTTCTTACGGTCATATCCGTGACCTGAAGAAGAAGGAACTTAGTATAAACGAGAAAACCATGGAACCTGATTATGAGATTCCAGAGGAAAAGAAAAAACTCGTTACAGAATTGAAAACGAATGCGAAGAAAGCCAAGAAAATCTGGTTAGCATCCGATGAGGACCGCGAGGGAGAAGCCATCAGCTGGCACCTTTGCGAAGTACTGGGATTGGATGAGGAGAAGACAAACCGTATTGTCTTCCACGAGATTACCAAACAGGCTATTCTTGACGCAATCAAGAACCCACGCCATCTGGACATGAACCTGGTGAATGCCCAGCAGGCACGTCGTGTACTCGACCGACTGGTAGGTTTCAAGCTTTCTCCTATCTTGTGGAGAAAGGTTAAGCCAGCCCTTTCTGCAGGTCGTGTACAGAGTGTTGCTGTCCGTCTGATAGTAGAACGTGAGCGTGAAATCCAGAAGTTCCAGAGTGTTCCATACTATCGCGTTACCGCTATTTTCGCCCTGATCAGCGACAGCGGCAATGCAACAGAGGTAAAGGCAGAACTGGACCAGCGTTTCAATACCCACGAAGAGGTTGAAGCTTTCCTTGAGAAGTGTAAAGACGCTAAGTTTATGGTTGAATCTGTAACCAAAAAGCCTTTAAAGCGTTCTCCTGCACCACCTTTTACTACTTCTACTCTGCAACAGGAGGCAGCACGCAAGCTTGGTTTCACCGTTGTACAGACCATGATGATAGCCCAGAAACTTTACGAAAGCGGACGCATCACTTACATGCGAACCGATAGCGTAAACCTCTCTACGCTCTGTTCCAACGCCAGCAAAGATGAGATTATCAGAGAATATGGCAAGGAATACAGCCAGACTCGTGCCTACCACACCAGTTCAAAGGGTGCACAGGAAGCGCACGAGGCTATCCGTCCTACATATATGAATGAACCAACCATCGAAGGAACCGCTCAGGAGAAGCGCCTTTACGAACTCATCTGGAAGCGTACCATCGCATCTCAGATGGCTGACGCACAACTCGAAAAGACAACTATCAACATCAATATCGGCAACACAAGCGAAAAGTTTGTTGCTACCGGCGAGGTTGTTTCATTCGATGGTTTCCTCAAGGTTTATCTCGAGTCAACCGACGATGAAGAGCATGCTGAGGATTCTTCCCACATTCTTCCAGCCCTGAAAGAAGGCGATGAATTGCAGCGCAGAGAAATCCTTGCTACAGAGAAGTATTCTCTGGCTCCTGCAAGATACACAGAGGCCAGTCTGGTGAAGAAACTGGAAGATCTCGGCATCGGCCGTCCATCTACCTATGCTCCAACTATCAGTACCATCCAGCAGCGTCAATACGTAGTAAAGGGTGACAAGACGGGTGAAGAGCGCACATTTACCATAGATTCTCTGAAGGGCATCAAGATAACCCAGAAGTTGAAGAAAGAGATGGCAGGCTCTGAAAAGGGCAAGCTTCTGCCTACTGATATCGGCATCGTAGTAAACGATTTCCTGATGGAGAACTTCCCGAACATCATGAACTACAACTTTACAGCAGACGTAGAGAAGAAGTTTGATGATATTGCAGAAGGAAAGACCGAATGGACCAACTGGATGAAGGATTTCGACAAGGGCTTTGAGCCTGAAGTGAAGGAAGTCCTGGAAGCCCGCAACCAGCACAAAGCCGGCGAGCGCAATCTCGGAAATGATCCAAAGACCGGAAAGCCAGTATTCGTCAAGATTGGCCGTTTTGGACCAGTGGTACAGATTGGTTCTGCAGAAGACAAAGACAAGCCTCAGTTTGCCCAATTGCCATCAGACAAGAGCATCGAAACCATCACCCTGGAAGAGGCTTTGGAACTCTTCAAGCTACCAAGAGAACTCGGTGATTATGAAGGCATTACTGTAACAGTTGGCTCTGGCCGATACGGCCCTTACATCCTCCATAACCGCAAGTATGTTTCTATTCCAAAGGAGGATGATCCGCTGACCATCACACTGGATAGAGCCATCGAACTGATCAAGGAAAAGCGCGAAGCCGAAGAGAAGCGCCATCTCAAAGTTTTCGATGAGGACGATAAGATGGAAATTCTCAATGGCAAGTATGGTCCATACATTGCTTACGACGGCAAGAATTACCGCATTCCAAAGGCAAAACATGAGAGTGCAGAGGAGCTTACATACGAGGAGTGTATGGAAATTATCAAAGCTGCTCCAGAACCAAAGGCTAGAGGCAGAAAGAAATCATAA
- the ltrA gene encoding group II intron reverse transcriptase/maturase, producing MKVRTQKTLAKVNGCPQRARTESEWYGGAQTFMWMCEDNIVEAPFDKEHLLERILSPDNLNQAYKAVVRNKGCGGIDKMSCEELLPWLLANKDSLIRSLQDGSYRPNPVRRVEMPKDNGKKRLLGIPTVVDRLVQQAINQTLTPIYERQFSSRSYGFRPRRGCHDALRGAQKIIDNGYIYVVDLDLERFFDTVSHSKLIEILSRTIKDGRVVSLIHKYLRSGVINKGFFEASEEGTPQGGPLSPLLSNIMLNELDKELERRGLPFVRYADDSMIFCKSKRAAMRVKESITKFIEGKLYLKVNKEKTVVSYVRGVKYLGYSFYVSKGKCQLTVHPKSKAKMKAKLKELTNRSNGWGYEKWKQKLEEYIRGWVGYYHLANMKQLLLETDKWLRRRIRMCIWKSWKRVKTRIANLVRCGIDKYQAYMWGNSRLGYWRVADSPILKMAISNDSLRKTGYVTLMGSYLEWHPK from the coding sequence ATGAAAGTAAGAACGCAGAAAACATTGGCAAAAGTTAATGGCTGCCCCCAAAGAGCTAGGACGGAATCCGAATGGTATGGGGGAGCGCAGACTTTCATGTGGATGTGTGAAGACAACATCGTGGAAGCACCATTCGACAAGGAGCACTTGTTGGAGCGAATCCTTAGTCCCGATAACCTGAACCAAGCCTACAAAGCGGTGGTTCGCAACAAGGGATGCGGCGGTATCGACAAGATGTCTTGTGAGGAACTCCTCCCTTGGCTCTTGGCTAACAAGGATTCTCTGATACGTTCCTTGCAGGACGGCTCATACCGTCCGAACCCAGTCCGTCGAGTAGAGATGCCGAAGGACAATGGCAAGAAGCGCCTGTTGGGCATCCCCACCGTGGTTGACCGATTGGTGCAACAAGCCATCAACCAAACCTTGACACCCATCTATGAGCGACAGTTCTCGTCACGAAGTTACGGCTTCCGCCCAAGGCGAGGATGCCACGATGCACTTAGGGGAGCGCAGAAGATAATCGACAATGGCTATATATACGTTGTCGATTTAGACTTGGAACGCTTCTTCGACACGGTGAGTCATAGCAAACTCATAGAAATCCTAAGCCGAACCATCAAGGATGGGAGGGTTGTCAGCCTTATACACAAATATCTTCGCAGCGGTGTGATAAACAAGGGCTTCTTCGAGGCAAGTGAGGAGGGAACTCCCCAAGGAGGACCGTTGAGTCCACTGCTGAGCAACATCATGCTCAACGAGTTGGACAAGGAACTCGAACGCAGAGGTCTCCCCTTTGTTCGTTATGCCGATGACTCAATGATATTTTGTAAGTCCAAGCGAGCGGCAATGCGAGTCAAGGAGTCCATCACCAAGTTCATAGAAGGTAAACTATACCTCAAGGTGAACAAGGAGAAGACGGTCGTCTCGTATGTGCGTGGTGTGAAATACCTCGGCTACTCCTTCTATGTATCCAAAGGCAAATGCCAACTGACTGTGCATCCCAAATCCAAAGCAAAGATGAAAGCCAAACTAAAGGAACTTACGAATCGGAGCAATGGATGGGGATATGAAAAATGGAAGCAAAAGCTAGAGGAATACATACGAGGATGGGTGGGGTACTATCATCTTGCAAATATGAAGCAACTGCTCCTTGAAACGGACAAATGGCTGCGCAGACGAATACGCATGTGTATATGGAAGTCTTGGAAGAGAGTCAAGACGAGGATTGCCAACCTCGTAAGGTGTGGTATAGATAAATACCAAGCCTATATGTGGGGCAACAGCCGTCTTGGGTATTGGCGTGTAGCAGACAGTCCTATTTTGAAAATGGCTATCAGCAATGATAGTCTTCGTAAGACAGGGTATGTCACGCTGATGGGTTCGTATCTCGAATGGCACCCAAAGTAG